The following are encoded in a window of uncultured Ilyobacter sp. genomic DNA:
- the rplS gene encoding 50S ribosomal protein L19, whose protein sequence is MKEKLIQLVEQNYLRTDMPQFKAGDTIVVHYKVKEGEKERIQLFEGVVIRVNGGGVAKTFTVRKVTGGVGVERIIPINSPMIEKIEVKRIGKVRRSKLYYLRELSGKKARIKEIRK, encoded by the coding sequence ATGAAAGAAAAATTAATCCAATTAGTAGAACAAAACTACCTTAGAACTGATATGCCTCAGTTCAAAGCAGGGGACACAATTGTTGTTCACTACAAAGTAAAAGAGGGAGAAAAAGAAAGAATCCAACTTTTTGAAGGTGTAGTAATCAGAGTCAATGGAGGAGGAGTAGCTAAAACTTTTACTGTTAGAAAAGTAACAGGAGGAGTTGGAGTAGAAAGAATCATCCCTATAAACTCTCCAATGATCGAAAAAATTGAAGTTAAGAGAATAGGTAAAGTAAGAAGATCTAAACTTTACTACTTAAGAGAACTTTCTGGAAAGAAAGCAAGAATCAAAGAGATCAGAAAATAA
- the eno gene encoding phosphopyruvate hydratase — MTTIVDVKAREILDSRGNPTVEVDVRLECGAMGRAAVPSGASTGEREAVELRDEDKSRYLGKGCLTAVNNVNTEIREAILGMDATNQVAIDRLMIALDGTKTKARLGANAILGVSLAVAKAAAEALGLSLFKYLGGTNAKELPLPMMNILNGGSHADSAVDVQEFMVQPVGAKTFAEGLRMGTEVFHHLGKILKANGDSTNVGNEGGYAPAKIQGTEGALDIIMEAIKAAGYEPGKDITLALDAAASEFCTKDGADGEKTYHFKREGGVKRTTDEMVDWYAGLVEKYPITSIEDGFDENDWIGFAKLTARVGATTQVVGDDLFVTNTEYLAMGIEKKSANSILIKLNQIGTLTETLEAIEMAKKAGYTAVVSHRSGETEDATIADVAVATNAGQIKTGSASRSDRMAKYNQLLRIEEELGETAVYAGMGVFYNIKK; from the coding sequence ATGACGACAATAGTAGACGTAAAAGCTAGAGAAATTTTGGACTCAAGAGGAAATCCAACTGTAGAAGTAGATGTAAGGTTAGAGTGTGGAGCAATGGGAAGAGCAGCTGTTCCATCTGGAGCATCAACTGGGGAAAGAGAAGCAGTAGAACTTAGAGACGAAGATAAATCAAGATACCTAGGAAAAGGTTGTCTTACTGCAGTGAACAACGTAAATACTGAAATTAGAGAAGCTATTTTAGGAATGGACGCAACTAACCAAGTCGCTATAGATAGACTAATGATCGCTCTTGACGGAACTAAAACAAAAGCAAGATTAGGAGCTAACGCTATACTAGGAGTATCTCTTGCAGTTGCTAAAGCGGCAGCTGAAGCTTTAGGTCTATCTTTGTTCAAATACCTTGGAGGAACTAATGCTAAAGAATTACCTCTTCCAATGATGAACATATTAAACGGTGGATCACATGCAGATTCAGCTGTAGACGTACAAGAGTTCATGGTTCAACCAGTAGGAGCAAAAACTTTTGCGGAAGGACTAAGAATGGGAACTGAAGTATTCCATCACCTTGGTAAAATACTTAAGGCAAATGGAGACTCTACAAACGTAGGAAACGAAGGTGGATACGCTCCAGCCAAGATCCAAGGGACAGAAGGTGCTCTTGACATAATAATGGAAGCTATCAAAGCAGCAGGGTACGAGCCAGGGAAAGACATCACTCTAGCACTAGATGCAGCAGCTTCTGAGTTCTGCACTAAAGACGGAGCAGATGGAGAAAAAACTTACCACTTCAAAAGAGAAGGGGGAGTTAAGAGAACTACAGACGAGATGGTAGATTGGTACGCAGGACTTGTTGAAAAGTATCCTATAACTTCAATCGAAGATGGATTCGACGAAAATGACTGGATTGGTTTCGCTAAACTTACTGCAAGAGTAGGAGCTACTACTCAAGTGGTTGGAGATGATTTGTTCGTAACTAACACAGAGTACCTTGCAATGGGAATCGAGAAGAAATCTGCAAACTCGATCCTAATCAAATTAAACCAAATCGGAACTCTAACTGAAACTTTAGAAGCTATCGAAATGGCTAAAAAAGCAGGGTACACAGCAGTAGTGTCACATAGATCTGGAGAAACTGAAGACGCGACTATCGCAGATGTTGCAGTTGCTACAAATGCAGGTCAAATCAAAACTGGATCAGCATCAAGATCAGACAGGATGGCTAAATACAACCAACTTCTAAGAATTGAAGAGGAGCTTGGAGAGACAGCTGTATACGCTGGAATGGGTGTTTTCTATAACATCAAAAAATAA
- a CDS encoding TIGR00266 family protein: MMADVIDYKIYGHDMQLVEIELDPGEGVMAEAGAMSYMEQDLEMQTGTGGGLFGGFKRMITGESFFITTFKNNGKIKRSVGFSAPYPGQIIPIDLDKFNGEFICQKDSFLCAANGIDIDVAFTKKLGAGFFGGEGFILQRLKGDGIAFVHAGGSIIEKNLAAGEVLRVDTGCIVGFERSVDYNIKFVGGFKNALFGKEGLFLATLKGPGRVYIQSMPISKLAERLYANAGSTKERSGTGGSLLGGAVAGGILGGILDRD; this comes from the coding sequence ATAATGGCAGATGTTATAGATTATAAAATTTATGGGCATGATATGCAGCTTGTAGAGATAGAGCTTGATCCAGGTGAAGGAGTGATGGCTGAGGCTGGTGCCATGAGTTATATGGAACAGGACCTAGAGATGCAAACTGGAACTGGAGGAGGGCTTTTTGGAGGATTTAAAAGAATGATCACAGGGGAAAGTTTTTTTATAACTACGTTTAAAAATAACGGGAAAATAAAAAGATCTGTGGGATTCAGTGCTCCGTATCCAGGACAGATAATACCTATAGACTTAGATAAGTTTAATGGAGAGTTTATATGTCAAAAAGATTCATTTTTATGTGCAGCTAATGGGATAGACATAGATGTGGCCTTTACAAAAAAACTTGGAGCTGGATTTTTTGGAGGAGAGGGATTTATACTCCAGAGACTCAAGGGTGATGGGATTGCCTTTGTCCATGCTGGGGGTTCGATTATAGAAAAAAATCTTGCTGCAGGAGAAGTTTTGAGAGTGGATACAGGTTGTATAGTTGGGTTTGAAAGGAGTGTAGACTATAATATAAAATTTGTAGGCGGATTTAAAAATGCACTTTTTGGAAAGGAAGGGCTTTTCTTAGCGACCCTAAAGGGTCCTGGAAGGGTTTATATCCAGAGTATGCCGATATCAAAACTTGCAGAGAGACTCTATGCAAACGCAGGGAGTACTAAAGAAAGGAGCGGGACTGGTGGGAGCCTCCTAGGCGGAGCTGTTGCAGGTGGCATACTAGGTGGCATACTAGACAGGGATTAA
- a CDS encoding peptidylprolyl isomerase, with protein MAVRKLRKNMKPIIWIITIAFFVSMLTVIVSNIKMGMGNQNYAFKINGKKVDTLKVERTMTNLSGVYNQYFGNDMDKELSNLVAFNQVIEKELTMQIAKKLKVKVPKKDVDAEYDKIVKSVNDKEQFKRMLQIQGYTKTTLKNEIEEGILLEKTIEVIKEQYVPSEDELKEEYEENKYGIYLGKTYEEVKSELETQVKERKGIEKYSALLHEEKENMKLEGVEDGYVKYLEQPSLEKDGFVITNVDMANRTIRNLFATGGDSSQAEEMAKKSFEADIKIAKEAIKRGISVEENISTTDKLYKFRVKLEKEIKDSYQVSDNELKNFFEKNKLAYDTAASADANIVQFKAEVSEKDKETALEKAKKILKEATPENFEALAVKYSEGPSGPSGGDLGWIEKGQMVKPFEDAVFEGEAGKVYPEIVETQFGHHIIFVEGKEESKAKARHILVLNKISDETKKLLKDEALSVVEKLKNKELTFEEVSKGGKNIAVSKLYTGITEGGYIPELGYKIGLAKEIFESELNNFQLIETEGDIYIFQKVKEVKYKKAIFDDVKDRVKYDLLNIKSQEELKEIVEN; from the coding sequence ATGGCTGTCAGAAAACTCAGAAAAAATATGAAGCCGATCATTTGGATAATAACTATAGCTTTTTTTGTATCTATGCTTACAGTTATTGTATCAAATATCAAAATGGGAATGGGAAACCAGAATTATGCATTTAAAATCAACGGTAAAAAGGTAGACACCTTAAAAGTAGAGAGAACTATGACAAATCTTTCGGGAGTTTATAATCAGTACTTTGGTAATGATATGGATAAAGAGCTTAGTAACTTGGTTGCCTTTAATCAGGTTATTGAGAAGGAACTCACGATGCAAATAGCGAAGAAATTGAAAGTAAAAGTTCCTAAAAAAGATGTAGATGCTGAATATGATAAAATCGTGAAATCAGTGAATGATAAGGAACAGTTTAAAAGAATGCTTCAAATACAGGGTTACACAAAGACAACCCTGAAAAATGAGATTGAGGAGGGAATCCTTCTAGAAAAGACAATCGAGGTTATAAAAGAGCAGTATGTGCCTAGCGAAGATGAATTGAAAGAGGAGTATGAAGAAAACAAGTATGGAATATACCTTGGAAAAACCTATGAAGAGGTTAAATCTGAATTAGAAACTCAGGTTAAAGAAAGAAAGGGAATTGAAAAATACTCTGCCCTTTTACACGAGGAAAAGGAAAATATGAAATTAGAAGGGGTGGAAGACGGATATGTAAAATATCTAGAGCAACCTTCTCTTGAAAAAGATGGTTTTGTAATAACCAACGTGGACATGGCTAACAGAACTATCAGAAATTTGTTTGCTACAGGTGGAGATTCCAGTCAGGCAGAAGAGATGGCTAAAAAATCTTTTGAAGCTGATATAAAAATAGCGAAAGAGGCCATAAAAAGAGGAATATCGGTAGAGGAAAATATTTCTACTACAGACAAGCTCTACAAGTTCAGAGTAAAACTTGAAAAAGAAATAAAAGATTCTTATCAAGTAAGTGATAACGAATTGAAGAACTTCTTTGAAAAAAACAAACTAGCTTATGATACTGCAGCAAGTGCAGATGCAAACATTGTACAGTTTAAGGCTGAAGTTTCAGAGAAAGATAAAGAAACGGCTTTAGAAAAAGCTAAGAAAATATTGAAGGAAGCCACTCCTGAAAACTTTGAAGCCCTTGCTGTAAAATATTCTGAAGGACCTTCTGGGCCAAGTGGAGGAGATCTTGGATGGATTGAAAAGGGACAGATGGTGAAGCCTTTTGAGGATGCTGTATTTGAAGGTGAAGCGGGCAAAGTGTATCCAGAAATAGTTGAAACACAATTTGGACATCATATTATTTTTGTAGAGGGAAAAGAAGAGTCTAAAGCAAAAGCTAGGCATATCCTTGTTCTCAATAAAATATCTGATGAAACAAAAAAGCTTTTAAAAGATGAGGCTTTATCAGTAGTTGAAAAACTAAAAAATAAAGAATTGACATTTGAAGAGGTATCAAAAGGTGGAAAAAATATAGCTGTTAGTAAATTATATACTGGAATAACAGAAGGTGGTTACATTCCAGAATTGGGTTATAAAATTGGACTTGCAAAAGAAATATTTGAAAGTGAACTTAACAATTTTCAGCTTATAGAGACCGAGGGGGATATTTATATATTCCAAAAAGTAAAAGAAGTTAAGTACAAAAAAGCTATTTTTGATGATGTCAAGGATAGGGTTAAATATGATCTTTTAAATATTAAATCCCAAGAAGAGTTGAAAGAAATAGTTGAAAATTAA
- a CDS encoding sigma-54 dependent transcriptional regulator: MKKSILAISERKETLKQIRKELSEEYEVITFNNFLDGLDMLRESDFDIVLLDEYMTWFSFSEVKRKLGGIGKDFVIVGLIDEEKEDIINELKNADVYNYLLKPVNLKEMNRIIIPALKNLELLKEKRKLEEKLSYVEETNEIVGQTMKIKEVKNLVERVAESDLTVLISGENGVGKELIAKEIFKKSDRRRNNFIIINCASLPSESIESELFGYERGAFPGATSSKRGILEETDRGTVFLDEISAMDLKSQAKLLRVIEYGEFRRVGGNKSRRVDVRFIVSTNKNLKEETEKGKFRSDLYHRLSAFPIEVPPLRDRREDIPLLANYFLNKIILELHREMPVISGEAMKYLMEYSYPGNIRELKNIVERMVILSNTKVISVEDLPLEIKMKSDTLENKTVIGVGPLKDILEQEIYDLAEVEKVVIATALQKTRWNKQETAKLLGIGRTTLYEKIRKYNLDQKA; encoded by the coding sequence ATGAAAAAGTCAATTTTGGCAATTTCAGAGAGGAAGGAAACTCTTAAACAAATAAGAAAAGAACTTTCTGAAGAATATGAGGTAATAACATTTAATAATTTTCTAGATGGATTGGATATGCTCAGGGAAAGTGATTTTGATATCGTACTGCTTGACGAGTATATGACGTGGTTCAGTTTCTCAGAGGTGAAAAGAAAACTTGGTGGAATAGGAAAGGACTTTGTTATAGTAGGGCTAATAGATGAAGAAAAAGAAGATATAATAAATGAGCTTAAAAATGCTGATGTTTATAATTATCTCCTGAAACCTGTAAATTTAAAAGAAATGAACAGGATAATAATTCCAGCTCTCAAAAATCTAGAGCTTCTTAAAGAAAAAAGAAAATTGGAAGAGAAACTTTCTTATGTAGAAGAGACAAATGAGATAGTCGGTCAGACAATGAAGATTAAAGAGGTAAAAAATTTAGTTGAGAGAGTTGCTGAAAGTGACCTTACTGTTCTTATAAGTGGAGAAAATGGAGTTGGGAAAGAGCTTATAGCAAAAGAGATATTTAAGAAAAGTGATAGAAGAAGAAATAATTTTATAATTATAAACTGTGCTTCTTTGCCTTCTGAATCTATAGAATCAGAGCTTTTTGGTTATGAAAGAGGAGCCTTCCCAGGGGCAACTTCAAGTAAAAGGGGAATTTTAGAAGAAACTGACAGAGGAACTGTTTTTTTGGATGAAATATCTGCAATGGACCTCAAGTCTCAGGCAAAACTTTTGAGAGTGATAGAGTACGGAGAGTTTAGAAGAGTTGGAGGAAATAAATCTAGAAGAGTGGATGTTAGATTTATAGTATCCACAAATAAAAATCTTAAGGAGGAAACTGAAAAAGGTAAGTTTAGAAGTGACCTTTATCATAGATTATCAGCATTTCCTATAGAGGTTCCACCTCTAAGAGACAGAAGAGAAGATATACCACTACTGGCAAATTATTTCTTAAATAAGATAATCCTTGAACTGCATAGAGAGATGCCTGTAATTTCAGGAGAGGCCATGAAATATTTAATGGAGTATTCGTATCCCGGAAATATCAGAGAACTCAAGAATATAGTGGAAAGAATGGTCATACTTTCTAATACCAAAGTGATAAGTGTGGAGGACCTTCCTCTAGAAATAAAGATGAAGTCTGATACCTTGGAAAATAAAACTGTGATAGGTGTAGGGCCTTTGAAGGATATCCTTGAGCAGGAGATCTATGACCTAGCCGAAGTAGAGAAGGTTGTAATCGCAACTGCCTTGCAAAAGACAAGATGGAATAAGCAGGAAACTGCAAAGCTTCTTGGGATAGGAAGAACAACTTTGTATGAAAAAATAAGGAAGTATAACCTTGATCAAAAAGCATAA
- a CDS encoding PG0541 family transporter-associated protein: MEEYKLLRIICDSSLEEELVGMLVEDGIEEYTVFPSLKGSWEKTKKHLDNHVWPGTDSIIFTVLERDECEKLVEKYKIKKESLDYYITFKIIVSAVELYLK; this comes from the coding sequence ATGGAGGAGTATAAGCTGCTTAGAATAATATGCGACTCTTCACTAGAAGAAGAACTCGTTGGAATGCTGGTGGAGGATGGTATAGAGGAATATACAGTTTTTCCTTCCCTTAAAGGATCCTGGGAAAAAACAAAAAAACACCTAGACAACCATGTCTGGCCTGGTACGGACAGCATTATTTTTACTGTTTTAGAAAGGGATGAATGTGAGAAACTTGTTGAAAAATATAAAATAAAAAAAGAATCGTTGGATTATTATATTACATTTAAAATAATTGTGAGTGCTGTGGAGTTATATTTGAAATGA
- a CDS encoding TolC family protein, whose protein sequence is MKIFFIVTLLWLVSVFSYGETVTLNIEECVERALSNSYIIKNADIDLKNSGLQVREAYKEALPKISYTGLYGKSQEEIYGGDEVRDDNYLNRIELVQPLYRGGLIGAGIVAAKKIRERSDYEYLKSISELRLIIIKKYLDILKFQRELQVYHSSLEDVEGQYKKAQRKYDLRLFSKADVLPFATRVRNIRTNIIRVRNEIEVTELELKNEMGVDRDVELLIQPVDPEKYDLSIIDIENDVAFAREESRESKIARLDYELTKANESVARSEFFPKIDFTFGYTGEDGDFDGALQEWQWNAGVTVTMNIFEFGQNIDAYNRYKNETEKSKNFEMKAKDDIEVTLRSNYLELLRLKEGLKEQEAAVESSYENYSVEKRRYENGLVSVIDFLQIESGLREAKLSLLEAGLDYYLAYEKYREYLR, encoded by the coding sequence ATGAAAATTTTTTTTATTGTGACTTTGCTATGGTTAGTTTCTGTCTTTTCATATGGTGAAACAGTGACTTTAAACATAGAAGAGTGTGTGGAAAGAGCCCTGTCTAACAGTTATATTATAAAGAATGCAGATATTGATCTAAAAAATTCAGGTCTTCAGGTGAGAGAAGCCTACAAGGAGGCACTTCCTAAAATAAGCTATACAGGTCTGTATGGAAAAAGTCAGGAAGAGATATATGGAGGAGATGAGGTCAGAGATGATAACTACCTAAACAGGATTGAGCTTGTGCAGCCTTTGTATAGGGGAGGTCTAATAGGTGCCGGGATAGTTGCGGCAAAAAAAATAAGAGAGCGTTCAGACTATGAATATTTAAAATCTATAAGTGAACTAAGGCTGATTATAATAAAAAAATATCTAGATATATTAAAATTTCAAAGAGAATTGCAGGTCTACCATTCTTCCCTTGAAGATGTAGAGGGACAGTATAAAAAGGCTCAAAGGAAATATGATTTGAGGCTTTTTTCAAAGGCAGATGTGCTCCCCTTTGCTACAAGAGTTAGAAATATTAGGACCAACATTATAAGGGTTAGAAATGAAATAGAGGTTACAGAGCTAGAGCTAAAGAATGAGATGGGAGTCGATAGAGATGTTGAACTGCTGATTCAGCCTGTTGATCCTGAAAAATATGATTTATCAATTATAGATATAGAAAATGATGTGGCCTTTGCAAGGGAAGAAAGCAGGGAATCAAAAATAGCAAGGTTAGATTATGAACTTACCAAGGCAAATGAATCTGTGGCCAGATCAGAGTTTTTTCCAAAAATTGATTTTACCTTTGGGTATACAGGAGAAGATGGGGATTTTGACGGAGCTTTACAAGAGTGGCAGTGGAATGCAGGTGTGACGGTTACTATGAATATCTTTGAATTTGGACAGAATATAGATGCCTATAATAGATACAAAAATGAGACGGAAAAATCTAAAAATTTTGAGATGAAGGCAAAAGATGATATAGAGGTAACTCTTAGAAGCAATTATTTAGAACTGCTGAGACTTAAAGAGGGGCTAAAAGAGCAGGAGGCAGCAGTAGAATCTTCGTATGAAAACTACAGTGTTGAAAAAAGAAGGTATGAAAACGGGCTGGTGAGTGTGATAGATTTCCTTCAGATAGAGAGTGGCCTTAGGGAAGCGAAACTGTCATTGTTGGAGGCGGGACTAGATTATTATTTAGCCTATGAAAAATACCGAGAATATCTCAGATAG